The region AACTGCCGTATCTGCAACCAGGTATGGAAAAACATTTTAAGCATAAAGCGTTTTTTATCGGAGCTAATTCAAGAAAATCTGTTAATGAAGGCAGATCCGAGTTTATTCCAATCTTCCTTTCGGAGGTTCCGCTGCTTTTTAAGTTAGGCAGAATTAATACTGATGTTGCACTCCTAAATGTTTCGCCGCCCGATGAACATGGATTCTGCAGTTATGGAGTAGATGTCGGTACCATAAAAACTCCTGCTGAAAAATCTAAAATTATTATAGCTCAGGTAAATAGACATCAGCCAAGAACTTTGGGTGATTGTTTTATTCATATTAATAAAATTAATTATATCGTTGAGCACGATGAAGAACTTAAAGAACTTCCACAGGTAGATCCTGATGCAACTCCTGAGCTGCTTGCAGTGTTTGATAAAATCGGACGAAATGTTGCAGATTTGATAGAAGACGGTTCAACTTTACAGATGGGAATAGGTGCAATTCCAGATTCGGTTATGAGGTATTTGCACGATAAAAAAGACCTCGGCATTCATACTGAAATGTTTTCTGATGGGATTATTGAATTAGTTGAGGCAGGGGTTATAAACGGCGAAAAGAAAACTTTGCATCCCGGAAAAATAATTGCTGGCTTTGTACTTGGAACTAAAAAGGTTTATGATTTCATTGATAATAATCCAATCATTGAGTTCCATCCGCAAGAGTATGTAAACGATCCGTTCATAATATCTAAAAATAATAAGATGGTCGCAATTAATTCTGCACTTGAAGTTGATTTAACCGGACAAGTTTGTTCCGATTCGATTGGAACAAGATTTTATTCAGGTATCGGCGGACAAGTTGATTTTATAAGAGGCGCTTCAAAATCAGAGGGCGGTAAACCTATCATTGCTTTACCTTCTACTACAAAGAATGATACAATTTCCCGGATTGTTCCTTCATTAAAACCCGGTGCCGGCGTAGTAACATCCAGAGGTGATGTTGATTATGTTGTAACTGAATATGGTGCGGTTAATCTGTGGGGAAAATCAATTCAAGAAAGGGCAAAAGCACTTATTTCAATTGCTCATCCAAAGTTTAGGGATGAATTGACTAAATATGCTAATGAAATATTTCATATTTAAGTTATAATGGTAGCTGTAATTGGTGATGTTCACGGATGTTTTAATACTCTAAAAGCACTTGCTGAAAAAATCAGGACAAAGTATCCTGATATACTTATTTATTGTGTCGGGGATCTAGTTGATCGAGGGAATTTTAGTGAGCAGGTTATTGATTATATAATTACGGAAAATATTTACTGCACACTTGGTAATCACGATTATATGTTCTTTTGTAATATGAGAGAACCCTTCAGCCTGATGGCAAGATCCTGGAATTACAACGGAGCTGAAACAACCCTGATATCTTACAGAGATAAAAATGATATAATGGATAAACATCTGGATTTTATTAATTGCTTACCGCTGTTTTATAATTTAGATGACTGCTTTATTTCACATGCCGGTTTATCTGCAAAATACAAATCACACATTTCTGACGGTGTTAAAGATGATAAAGAGCTAACAGAGATTTTAATGAAGGACTTGGATAATCAGGATAGTATTTTGTGGACCCGGGGAAATCTTCTTAATATCGGAAAACTTCAGATTGTAGGTCATACTCATAAAAAAGAAATATATCACGATTTAACAAGCAACACAATGTATATTGATACAACTGCTTATGGTAATAATAAACTGACTGCTGTTATAATTCGGGAAAACAAATGTTTAGAAATAATCGAAGAAAAATCGGTTATTGATGATATTAATAAGAACTGGATATATCATTTTTAATTTGCAACAAGTAATACTTTTCTAAAGCTCATTAAAATTTGTTATCAATAATTTTTCCATTTTACTTCTTAGAGTTGTACGTGGAATTTTCAAGATTTTAGCTGCGGCGGTAACATTATTTGATGCTCTTTCCAATGCCCAATTAATTATTTCCTTTTCTTTGTTGGAAATATATTGTTCAAAATCATCATACTTTTCAAACGCAATTTTATCTTGTTCTGTGTTCTCCGAATTATTTAACAATGGCTCAAAAACTGCGGGATTAATAAAACTATTAGGAGAAAGTGCTATGATTCTTTCTGTTATGTTTTCAAGCTCTCTTACATTTCCGGGCCAATTATATTTCAGCAAGGTTTCATAGATATCTTCATTTAACAATTGAATCTTATCTTCTCCGCCATGCTTTTTGAGAAAATGGATTAAAAGTTCAGGTATATCTTCCTTTCGTTCACGTAAAGGCGGAAGAAAGATTGGGATTATATTAAGCCTGTAGTATAGATCTTCCCTGAATTGTTTTTCTGCAACTTTTTGTTTCAAGTCAACTTTTGAAGCACAAATTATTCTAACATCAATAGGAATGCTTTCTGTGCTGCCAACTCTTGATATTTCTTTTTCCTGAAGAACTCTTAATAGTTTTACCTGAATATTATACGGCAGATCATCTATATCATCAATAAATAATGTTCCATCATTAGCTTTTTCAAAATAGCCAATATGCTTTTTTATTGCACCTGTAAATGCACCCTTTTCATGACCAAACAGTTCACTCTCAATCAGCGTTTCAGGGATAACAGCACAATTGATTGCAATAAAATTTTTGCTCTTCCT is a window of Ignavibacterium sp. DNA encoding:
- a CDS encoding acetyl-CoA hydrolase/transferase C-terminal domain-containing protein, with product MTTTEEIKIKNPVPTNLLRIYNQKLVSSDEAVKHIKSGDKIVVQPGCAAPNELIRALVRRKDELENITIYHILIVGELPYLQPGMEKHFKHKAFFIGANSRKSVNEGRSEFIPIFLSEVPLLFKLGRINTDVALLNVSPPDEHGFCSYGVDVGTIKTPAEKSKIIIAQVNRHQPRTLGDCFIHINKINYIVEHDEELKELPQVDPDATPELLAVFDKIGRNVADLIEDGSTLQMGIGAIPDSVMRYLHDKKDLGIHTEMFSDGIIELVEAGVINGEKKTLHPGKIIAGFVLGTKKVYDFIDNNPIIEFHPQEYVNDPFIISKNNKMVAINSALEVDLTGQVCSDSIGTRFYSGIGGQVDFIRGASKSEGGKPIIALPSTTKNDTISRIVPSLKPGAGVVTSRGDVDYVVTEYGAVNLWGKSIQERAKALISIAHPKFRDELTKYANEIFHI
- a CDS encoding sigma-54 dependent transcriptional regulator, whose product is MKILLAEDEKITRKSLTDILTTEKHEVVSFENGSQAYESLKKNDFDVIITDIRLPGMNGIDILKNAKEINPKIIVIIITAYASVETAIEALKFGAYDYLIKPFSPVQLLSILQHIEQLKLVLSENEKLKKRIALLEDKTIIGSSEKVKSFMNTIKTIAPQDYTVLIQGESGTGKELCARTIHNFSARKSKNFIAINCAVIPETLIESELFGHEKGAFTGAIKKHIGYFEKANDGTLFIDDIDDLPYNIQVKLLRVLQEKEISRVGSTESIPIDVRIICASKVDLKQKVAEKQFREDLYYRLNIIPIFLPPLRERKEDIPELLIHFLKKHGGEDKIQLLNEDIYETLLKYNWPGNVRELENITERIIALSPNSFINPAVFEPLLNNSENTEQDKIAFEKYDDFEQYISNKEKEIINWALERASNNVTAAAKILKIPRTTLRSKMEKLLITNFNEL
- a CDS encoding metallophosphoesterase, whose product is MVAVIGDVHGCFNTLKALAEKIRTKYPDILIYCVGDLVDRGNFSEQVIDYIITENIYCTLGNHDYMFFCNMREPFSLMARSWNYNGAETTLISYRDKNDIMDKHLDFINCLPLFYNLDDCFISHAGLSAKYKSHISDGVKDDKELTEILMKDLDNQDSILWTRGNLLNIGKLQIVGHTHKKEIYHDLTSNTMYIDTTAYGNNKLTAVIIRENKCLEIIEEKSVIDDINKNWIYHF